The region AAAAGTAGCAACAAAATCTTGTGGGACTGTTTTCTCTGTAAGGCCAGATTCAATAAGAGCTGATTGCCATTTTTGAACTTTTGGAAAACCATCCAGCATATCAAACCCTGATTGAGCTTTAATCACAGCCGCACGGTGCAGTAAGGGTAGCCAAGCAATATCTACATTTGAGATATAATCCGCTTTAAAGAATAATGATTCACCTAATTTACCTTCTGCCTTCGCAAACGCTTTAGAAAGGTTCGTCAAACGCGTTTCGAATGTCTCTTTATCTTTACTACCCATGGCTCCACATTGAGGCATATAGTGTTTACTTGCTTGATATGACCATGCACGATCTAACGCTTTTTGCTCTGCTGATAAGTCCTCGATTGGTGCATATTTATCATCTAGGTATTCAACAATTGCATCAGACTCAAATAATACCGTTTCATTTTCAGTAATTAATACAGGGACTTGACCATTGGGAGCTATATCTAAGAACCATTGTGGCTTATTATTTAATTCAATGTACTCTATTTCAAATGGCACATTTTTAGTCACAAGAGATCCCATTACACGTTGTACAAATGGGCAGTTTTTAAAGCTAATTAATTTAATCATTGTGTTACTCCAAATAGGTTCAATATTTTCTACTTACATCTATAAGACGAACACCATTTGAAAAAGACGATATTTTTTTAAAATTTATGCAAAAAAAATCCCCATCAATAATCGACAGGGATTCATTATTCATCAAACGTTCAATTAATGAGCGACTTGCTCATGATGCTTAGTCAGCTGCTTGTACAGGGTGTCTTTTAACTCCATGCGCTGATGTTTAAGTGTATTCATGTTTTCATCATCAATTGGGCTCCCTGATATCTCTAACTGACGGATATCATAATCCAGTTGATGGTATTGTTGGAGATCGGCTTTGAACTTAGGATCGTCATGATTTAGCTGAACAATGTCTAATTTTAACTCTGGAAAATCTAGGATAAAAGCATGGTTTTCATTTAGCATCGGCATTCCCTTATTCATTTGGATTACTTAGCAGTATAGAAGTTATCAAAAAAATAAATGTGGTTTACAACACAAAGTGAAGATTATCGCAGTTAAATCAATCAACTAAGATATTGTTATACTTGAACAACACTATTTATGACTACAACTCTTGAGCGTTAGGCTTATAACGCCTACAATAGCGCACTTTTCGTTAATTACAGGTCATAATCATGAACGATACTACACAAAAACCAGCTTTACCGGATCACCTTTCAGGTAACCCTCGTAGTCCACATCATGTAGCAGAGTGCTTTGAGCACCATATTGGTATTAATCTAAACGGCAAAGAACGCTTTGACGTTGAGGAGTACTGCATTAGTGAAAACTGGGTAAAAATCCCATCACCTAAAGCACTAGACCGTCGTGGTCAACCGATCCTAATTAAATTAAAAGGCACTGTTGAAGCCTTTTATAAGTAAGTCTCGATATAAGAGTGCTTATCATAAATAACAAAAGGCCTAATGATGTTTAGGCCTTTTATTTAACGCTATGTATATTGGAGTATTCATACTAACTTGCTAGTTGGTCCTCATGCTTAGCAATTTTATGCCCATCTTCAGTACAGCCTTCTTTCCAGTAACTGCTGATATAAAGATCGTCTTTATCCACTTCTTTTTCATTACGGAAATACGTACGAAGCGCTCTCATTTGATTAAACTCACACGCACTCCAAACCGAAACTCGACCCGCTTTCCACTCTTGCTCTCGAACCGTATCTGTTAAGCCTTGCGGATCAGATTTAATAACCCATGCAAGCTCAATACCTTGTGGTTTAATTAACGTCTGTTTATCTGATTGATGGTTAATTTCAATCACAGCGTAACCTACCGCGGTTGCTGGTAGAGCCTCAAGTTTTGTAGACAAAGCAGGTAACGCTGTCATATCTGCCACTAAAAAGAACCAATCCGCATTATGATTAAGCCCTTTGATACTACCTGGCCCTGCGATTGAAATCGTATCACCATTTACCGCATTCTGAGCCCAAGCAGAAGCAAAGCCGCCTGTTTCAGCACTCATCACTGTATTTGCATGGTGATGGCGAACAAAATCCACATCTAGCTGATTTTGCTCTTTTCTCAAATTACGCACGGTATAAGTACGCATCATTGGACGAGTGCCTTCAGCGATACCAGAAAGGTCGGTTCCGCCATTTTCATTAAACATCAGCTTAATGTAACCACCCTCTGTTTCCATATCAAAATCAGAAAGATCGTCTGCTTTAAAAGTAATGCGCTGCATATTGGTAGTAAGCTGTAGATTATTAACCACGGTCAATACACGTGGAGAAGGTTTCTTATTCATAACTTAATCCTTTATTGTCCGTAATACATACAGATACGTTGGCCATTAACTTCATGGATATCAAATTCAGTTTCGTATATTTCTGATAACACGTCTTTTCTGATCACTTCAGCAACCGTGCCATTAGCAACTACTTTGCCTTTTTTAAGCGCCACAATATTGTCTGAATAGCATGATGCGAAGTTAATATCATGGATCACTATCACTACCGCTTTTCCTAATTCATGAGCCAACGTTTTAATATTTTTCATGATTTGCAATGAATGCTTAATATCTAGGTTATTTAACGGTTCATCTAAAAAAACATAGTCCGTATCTTGTGCAACCACCATGGCAATGAATGCTAATTGACGCTGACCACCACTTAATTGATCTAAGTACTTATTCTGAATAGGAGCAAGATCTAAATAATTGATCGCCTTATCCATCACTTCATTATCGTGCTTTGTTAGCTTACCTTGGCTATAAGGAAACCGACCAAAGGCAACAAGCTCACGCACCGTAAAGCGCATGTTTAAATTGTTCGATTGTCTAAGAACGGCTAGTTTTTTCGCTAAGGCTTTTGTGTCCCAATCCACCACTTCTTGGTTTTCAATGAGCACACTGCCACTATCTTTGGCCAATAAGCGACTTGCCATAGATAGCACGGTACTTTTACCTGCGCCATTAGGTCCAATGATCGACGTCACTTCACCTTTAATAAAAGAAGCAGAAGCTTGATCAACCACTTTTTGCTGACCAAATGATTTTGAAAGTTGAGATAATGAAATCATACGTTTCTCTATTGAATTTTTTGTCTAACTAACAGTGATAAGAAGTACAAACCACCGATAAAATTAATCACTACGCTTAATGTCGTTTCAAACTTAAAGATGTTCTCAATCGCCCATTGCCCTGAAAGCAACATCGACATCGCCATTAAACTGCTTCCCAGTAGCAAAGTTCGGTGACGATAGGTATTGAAAAACTCTTTTGCTAAGTTTGCCACCAATAAACCAAAGAACATCACGGGACCAACTAACGCAGTAGATACCGAAATTAAGATAGCCACTAAAATAAGCACTTGCTTGGTTATTTTTCCCACATCAACGCCTAAACTGGTCGCGTTATCGTTATCAAGCCAGAACACATCAAGCACGTTAGACATTCGAAATAACACGGCACTAATTAGTAATAATGGGATAACACAAAAATAAACTAAGTCTTTGTTAATATTATTAAAGCTAGCAAACATACTTGATTGAATTGACGCGAAATCGTTTGGATCAACCAACATCATAAAAAATGACGACACATTATAAAACAGCTGTCCAAAAATCACACCAAGTAATAATAAGGTGATTACGTTACTGTTGTTTTTCTTGAAGTAAAAACCAAATAACAACAAAGAAAATCCGACCATTATCACCACTGACATAGCAAAGTTAACAAATGGGTTTAATAAGAAAATACTAAAACTGCCAAAAATAACCACAACCAATACTTGAGTCAGTAAATACAAGGCATCAAAGCCCATAATACTTGGTGTTAAAATGCGGTTATGTGTAATGGTTTGAAATACCAAAGATGACTGTGCAATCGCAATACTGGCTAAGATCATCGCTAATACTTTAGGCACGCGACGTGACAAAAAGTACTCATAGTTAGAAGCATCCAGTCCAATACCAATAAACAAAAAGGTGAATAGAACGGTTATGAATGCCAATGCCGTTAGTTTAATTGAATCAGACATTCTGCTTACCTTTAACAATAAAGAAAATAAACACCATTCCACCAAGAATACTAATGATCATAGAGATTGGGATTTCATAAGGGAAAATGATCACACGTCCTACAACGTCACACACAAGAATTAATATCGCGCCAACAATCGCCGTTAGAGGGATGTTTCTGCGTAGGTTATCACCATAAAACTGAGCAACTAAGTTTGGTACGATTAAGCCAAGGAAAGGCAATTGACCAACAATCATCACTACCGTTGCTGACATAACAGAAACTAAAATAATGCCGAGAAATAGAATTTGTTTGTACTTCAAACCAATATTGGTCGCAAAATCTTTCCCCATACCAACGGCAGATAAGCGAGTTGCGTACCAATAGCTGATCACTGACATTGGCACAGCAATGTATAACAGCTCATAGTTACCTTGAAGAATATTAGCGAAGTTCGCGACCGTCCATGCAGAAAGGTTCTGAACTGCATCGTATTTATACGCGACAAAGGTTGCAGCAGAAGAAACAACGTTACCAAAAATGATGCCAATTAGAGGGACATAGATAGCGTTTTTAAATTGAATACGGTGAATGAATTGAATAAAAAGAAGTGTACCGCCAATCGCCGTTGCAAAAATTAGCAGTAAGTTATCGCCATGCCCAAAGATCACCAAGCTTAATACGTAACCCAACATTGCACACTCAATGGTGCCAGAGGTTGATGGGGCTGCAAATCGGTTTTGACTGATCTGTTGCATGATTAAGCCTGCAATACTCAGACCTGCACCTGATAGCAGAATAGCCAATAAACGCGGGAGACGACTTACAACAAGGAGTTCTAGAGCTTCTGTATCTCCTCGGAAAATAGCTGACAACGGCAAGTCAGCAACACCGATGAATACCGAAGCAAAGCTCAACACAATAAGAACAAGCAATAACTTTTTCAAAGCTAACCTCAGCCTGCACAAAGCGTGCTATCTCGAAGAAATAGCACGCTTTACAGTGGAATTAAAAATAAATAATAATCAAACTTAAAGATGAATAGACTGTTTTACATCAGCAATCATTTGGTCTGTTGCGGTAACACCTGCAATTGCTAGGTACCATGCATTGATATCAAGATACGTTAAGCTGTCATTCTTATAAGCATCGGTTGCTTTCACTAATGGATTAGCAAACTCTTCACGAGTACGGCTTTTATCTTTGTTAATTAACTTATCTTTATCAACAATAAGTAGGTTTGATGGGTTTACGTCACGGATAAATTCATACGATACCAAATCACCATGGCGAGATTCTTTAATGCCTTCTACCGCTTCATTAAAACCAAAGTCTTTATAGATAGCAGAAAAACGAGATTGAGCACCGAAAGTCGTAATATTACCGCCTGCGCTCATTACTGTTAACGCTGCAACGTTATTTGTTTTGTTGTGTTCAGCAATCGCTTTGAACTCAGTGTCTACACTAGCAATTTTCTCTTCTACTTTATCTTGGATCTCAAAGACATTGCCTAGCATGCGCCATTGTTGCTGTGTACTTTCCCAATAGCTTTTTGAATCCGCAGTAAAGACGATTGTTGGTGCGATTTCAGATAACTCTTTGTAGGCTTTAACAGCACGAGAACCAATAATGATCACGTCCGGTTTTTGCATATAGATAGTTTCAAAATCTGGCTCATTTAAACTACCAGAAGAAGCAAACTCTTTTGTTTTGTACTTTAATAGATACGGAGGCATTGTGGTTGCTTGAGTAACCGCTACTGGTTTGATACCAAAGTAATCAATGGCATCTAAGGTTCCCGTTCCAATAACAACAACACGCTGAGGTTTTGTCTCAAGCGTTGTTTTACCTAATTGGTGAGAAACCGTAATAGTTTCAGCATAACTTGATGCAGAAACCAGTAAACCAAATAACATTGTAGCGATACTTTTTTTCATATTCTTTACACTCAAGTGATAATTGTTCGTATTTAAAGATCACTATAATGAAAACGATTCGCATTCACCAGAATAAAAAAGTAAAGATTGTAAAGACGCATAAAATGTAAGGTTTATTGTGATCAGAGAGGTGTTTTTAGGTTTTAATATGCTGCCTGTACGGCAGTGAACACCATGGAATATTTGCGGCGTTTGCCTGGGGCTTTCTAAGCTGCCTATACGGCAGTGAACTTGTGTTTATATTTACACCATCAATAACGAAATTTCTAAGCTGCCTGTACGGCAGTGAACAGCTATACCTTTAACAGCTAAGGTGTGGTGTGTTTCTAAGCTGCCTGTACGGCAGTGAACATTTTTTGAATACCATTTACCCGGGCGGTGTTTTTCTAAGCTGCCTGTACGGCAGTGAACCTCTGTTATTTACTATAACGGTTCGAATAACTTTTCTAAGCTGCCTGTACGGCTGTGAACTAGAAGATATTGAAACCAATACACTTAAACTATTTCTAAGCTGCCTGTACGGCAGTGAACATCACTAAGAATGTGGGTCTTGCTGCTTCTGCTTTCTAAGCTGCCTGTACGGCAGTGAACATGTGGTCTAGCTTAGCTAGTCTTACTATGGATTTCTAAGCTGCCTGTGCGGCAGTGAACTTCAATTACTTGAGTAGCCATACTGATACAGTTTTCTAAGCTGCCTGTGCGGCAGTGAACCTTATCACTCTTCGTCAAATTTAAGGCATTCATTTCTAAGCTGC is a window of Aliivibrio wodanis DNA encoding:
- a CDS encoding glutathione S-transferase, whose translation is MIKLISFKNCPFVQRVMGSLVTKNVPFEIEYIELNNKPQWFLDIAPNGQVPVLITENETVLFESDAIVEYLDDKYAPIEDLSAEQKALDRAWSYQASKHYMPQCGAMGSKDKETFETRLTNLSKAFAKAEGKLGESLFFKADYISNVDIAWLPLLHRAAVIKAQSGFDMLDGFPKVQKWQSALIESGLTEKTVPQDFVATFSGFYLKNTYLAHVMNGTEEECATGTCSTSSSSCCN
- a CDS encoding ferric siderophore transport protein, utilization protein — encoded protein: MNKKPSPRVLTVVNNLQLTTNMQRITFKADDLSDFDMETEGGYIKLMFNENGGTDLSGIAEGTRPMMRTYTVRNLRKEQNQLDVDFVRHHHANTVMSAETGGFASAWAQNAVNGDTISIAGPGSIKGLNHNADWFFLVADMTALPALSTKLEALPATAVGYAVIEINHQSDKQTLIKPQGIELAWVIKSDPQGLTDTVREQEWKAGRVSVWSACEFNQMRALRTYFRNEKEVDKDDLYISSYWKEGCTEDGHKIAKHEDQLAS
- a CDS encoding ferric siderophore transport protein, ATP-binding component is translated as MISLSQLSKSFGQQKVVDQASASFIKGEVTSIIGPNGAGKSTVLSMASRLLAKDSGSVLIENQEVVDWDTKALAKKLAVLRQSNNLNMRFTVRELVAFGRFPYSQGKLTKHDNEVMDKAINYLDLAPIQNKYLDQLSGGQRQLAFIAMVVAQDTDYVFLDEPLNNLDIKHSLQIMKNIKTLAHELGKAVVIVIHDINFASCYSDNIVALKKGKVVANGTVAEVIRKDVLSEIYETEFDIHEVNGQRICMYYGQ
- a CDS encoding ferric siderophore transport protein, permease translates to MSDSIKLTALAFITVLFTFLFIGIGLDASNYEYFLSRRVPKVLAMILASIAIAQSSLVFQTITHNRILTPSIMGFDALYLLTQVLVVVIFGSFSIFLLNPFVNFAMSVVIMVGFSLLLFGFYFKKNNSNVITLLLLGVIFGQLFYNVSSFFMMLVDPNDFASIQSSMFASFNNINKDLVYFCVIPLLLISAVLFRMSNVLDVFWLDNDNATSLGVDVGKITKQVLILVAILISVSTALVGPVMFFGLLVANLAKEFFNTYRHRTLLLGSSLMAMSMLLSGQWAIENIFKFETTLSVVINFIGGLYFLSLLVRQKIQ
- a CDS encoding ferric siderophore transport protein, permease, whose amino-acid sequence is MKKLLLVLIVLSFASVFIGVADLPLSAIFRGDTEALELLVVSRLPRLLAILLSGAGLSIAGLIMQQISQNRFAAPSTSGTIECAMLGYVLSLVIFGHGDNLLLIFATAIGGTLLFIQFIHRIQFKNAIYVPLIGIIFGNVVSSAATFVAYKYDAVQNLSAWTVANFANILQGNYELLYIAVPMSVISYWYATRLSAVGMGKDFATNIGLKYKQILFLGIILVSVMSATVVMIVGQLPFLGLIVPNLVAQFYGDNLRRNIPLTAIVGAILILVCDVVGRVIIFPYEIPISMIISILGGMVFIFFIVKGKQNV
- a CDS encoding ferric siderophore transport protein, siderophore-binding protein, with product MLFGLLVSASSYAETITVSHQLGKTTLETKPQRVVVIGTGTLDAIDYFGIKPVAVTQATTMPPYLLKYKTKEFASSGSLNEPDFETIYMQKPDVIIIGSRAVKAYKELSEIAPTIVFTADSKSYWESTQQQWRMLGNVFEIQDKVEEKIASVDTEFKAIAEHNKTNNVAALTVMSAGGNITTFGAQSRFSAIYKDFGFNEAVEGIKESRHGDLVSYEFIRDVNPSNLLIVDKDKLINKDKSRTREEFANPLVKATDAYKNDSLTYLDINAWYLAIAGVTATDQMIADVKQSIHL